The Thermanaerovibrio acidaminovorans DSM 6589 genome contains a region encoding:
- a CDS encoding serine/threonine protein kinase gives MDRDIRDIRLPVGSVLMDRYRIGSLLGRGGFGITYVAWDRVLELKLAVKEYFPMGLAFRAPDGTVYCPPGEEEPFEEGMGRFLEEARTLARLQGIDGIVSVRDYFRANGTAYMVMTYVEGRTLREFLEERGGRIPLDEALELLGPVMEALDRVHALGCLHRDVSPENVMVSKDRRCTLIDFGAARVSLVTLSSSAVLKPGYAPPEQYGEGGHQGPWTDVYALGATLYRCVCGFPPPDLAARTRGEALRFPPGVPRRGRRAILKALELDPDRRYRDVRSLMEDLTSRGRGLAQSVPMRTLGLAALLGLFLALGALTALGRRAIESGLRSINRSVPSLVFPQGDDQGEHPGDAREEIPEAPPAQRPGPETPPAEEPLAKARRLFQEGDLEGALKWSQEALGSLRDPRGALLIAARSALGLGRLDLARERAEALMKLDPLYPGLSELMEALKHKEGDGR, from the coding sequence GTGGACCGGGACATACGGGACATACGCCTGCCGGTGGGATCGGTGCTCATGGACCGCTACAGGATCGGATCCCTCCTGGGCCGGGGGGGGTTCGGTATCACCTACGTGGCCTGGGACCGGGTGCTGGAGCTGAAGCTGGCGGTTAAGGAGTACTTCCCCATGGGGCTGGCCTTCCGGGCCCCGGACGGCACGGTCTACTGCCCCCCCGGGGAGGAGGAGCCCTTCGAGGAGGGCATGGGCCGGTTCCTGGAGGAGGCCAGGACCCTGGCAAGGCTCCAGGGCATCGACGGGATAGTCTCCGTCCGGGACTACTTCAGGGCCAACGGCACCGCCTACATGGTGATGACCTACGTGGAGGGCCGCACCCTTCGGGAGTTTCTGGAAGAGCGAGGGGGCAGGATCCCCCTCGATGAGGCGCTGGAGCTATTGGGCCCCGTCATGGAGGCGTTGGACCGGGTGCACGCCCTGGGATGCCTGCATCGGGATGTCAGCCCCGAGAACGTGATGGTCTCGAAAGATCGGCGCTGCACCCTTATCGACTTCGGCGCCGCCCGGGTCAGCCTGGTGACGTTGAGCTCCTCGGCGGTCCTCAAGCCCGGCTACGCCCCGCCGGAGCAGTACGGGGAGGGGGGGCACCAGGGGCCCTGGACGGACGTCTACGCCCTGGGGGCCACCCTCTACCGGTGCGTCTGTGGCTTCCCCCCGCCGGACCTGGCAGCCAGGACCCGGGGGGAGGCGCTGAGGTTCCCCCCCGGGGTCCCCAGGAGGGGCAGGAGGGCCATCCTGAAGGCCCTTGAGCTGGACCCCGACAGGCGCTACCGGGACGTCCGGAGCCTGATGGAGGATCTGACATCCCGGGGGAGGGGGCTTGCCCAGTCGGTCCCCATGAGGACCCTGGGGTTGGCTGCCCTCTTGGGGCTCTTCCTGGCCCTGGGGGCACTGACGGCCCTGGGGAGGAGGGCCATCGAGTCGGGGCTGAGGTCCATAAACCGATCGGTTCCGTCCCTTGTGTTCCCCCAGGGGGATGACCAGGGAGAGCATCCGGGCGATGCGCGGGAGGAGATCCCTGAGGCCCCCCCGGCTCAAAGGCCCGGTCCAGAGACCCCGCCGGCGGAGGAGCCCCTGGCCAAGGCCCGGAGGCTCTTCCAGGAGGGGGACCTGGAGGGGGCCCTCAAGTGGTCCCAGGAGGCCCTGGGGTCATTAAGGGACCCCAGGGGGGCGCTGCTCATCGCCGCCCGGTCCGCCCTCGGGCTGGGCCGGCTTGACCTGGCCCGGGAGAGGGCGGAGGCCCTGATGAAGCTGGATCCCCTGTATCCGGGGCTATCGGAGCTGATGGAGGCCCTGAAGCACAAGGAGGGTGATGGAAGATGA